A single window of Acetohalobium arabaticum DSM 5501 DNA harbors:
- the hrcA gene encoding heat-inducible transcriptional repressor HrcA, with the protein MLEMTDRKKDVLKAIINEYVMTAEPVGSRTLARRYDFGVSSATIRNEMADLEEMGYLEKPHKSAGRIPSDKGYRFYVDTLMELRDISKQQRKKIKDNYESKAKEIHDIIKQTSDMLSELTHYTSLVLTPQVQDSVFQKLKLIPLDSRHMLLILMTDIGVVQNKVVVMPGELSRSELQKISRYLNENLEGLSLSGIDKDLLNNLEKNLINQLDILVSDLGFLADDLFRVSLDEKIYLGGTTNILEQPEFNDIRKVKAVLRVLEKEELLYNILGKIYNSSEVEVIIGQENEFDEIKDCSMVTATYQLGDKAIGKIGVLGPTRMEYPNVVSKVKIVAQILSNMLDETERNK; encoded by the coding sequence ATGCTGGAGATGACGGACCGAAAAAAGGATGTTCTAAAAGCCATCATTAATGAGTATGTAATGACTGCTGAACCAGTAGGATCCCGTACTTTGGCCCGCAGATATGACTTTGGAGTTAGTTCTGCAACCATTAGAAATGAAATGGCTGATCTTGAGGAAATGGGTTATTTGGAGAAGCCGCATAAATCTGCAGGAAGGATTCCATCTGATAAGGGATATAGATTCTATGTCGATACATTGATGGAACTTAGAGATATTTCTAAACAGCAGCGTAAGAAAATAAAGGATAATTATGAATCAAAGGCTAAAGAGATTCATGATATTATTAAACAGACTTCAGATATGTTATCGGAATTGACGCATTATACTTCTTTGGTTTTAACTCCACAGGTGCAGGATAGTGTATTTCAGAAATTGAAGTTAATTCCGTTGGATAGTAGACATATGTTATTGATTCTGATGACGGATATTGGAGTAGTTCAAAATAAGGTAGTTGTGATGCCGGGGGAGCTAAGCAGGTCTGAATTACAGAAGATTTCTAGATATCTAAATGAAAACCTAGAGGGATTATCCTTAAGTGGGATAGATAAGGATCTGTTAAATAACCTGGAAAAGAATTTGATTAATCAATTGGATATTCTGGTGAGTGATTTAGGATTTCTGGCTGATGATCTGTTTAGAGTCAGTCTTGATGAGAAGATTTATCTAGGCGGTACGACAAATATTCTAGAACAGCCGGAATTTAATGATATTCGGAAAGTTAAAGCAGTATTAAGGGTTTTAGAAAAGGAAGAATTATTGTATAATATTTTAGGAAAGATCTATAATTCCTCCGAAGTAGAGGTAATTATAGGTCAAGAGAATGAGTTTGATGAAATCAAAGACTGCAGTATGGTAACAGCTACTTATCAGTTAGGCGATAAGGCGATAGGTAAGATTGGAGTTTTAGGACCTACCCGCATGGAATATCCTAATGTTGTTTCTAAAGTGAAGATTGTAGCCCAGATTTTGAGTAACATGTTAGATGAAACAGAAAGAAATAAATAG
- the spoIIP gene encoding stage II sporulation protein P — MDLISNNLIKAIIVFLVILLGLISVNAVYNSERKPAAVSVFNPEEQSKDKLDKENLINHLLHFDIRNSKEILQKAIPILGSSQQKNSFKEVLNDPIVLINQASDFLIGVKMDNPASILQAELPNLSVVNRNMAEREERKTEADQKETFNQKRQAQDEVQETELNFTQTEPSQKTEKFDDNNLVGIYYTHTSESYEESVSNFHSKPGTRGDVVEVGRKLIERLESKHGINALHSTRVNDSVYRESYMESRETARQLIEDNPNLQMVFDIHRDALAKQDKELFTTTIDGQKVAKVMIVVAKANKNYGLSHPEWRKNLRFAYRLADEINSMYPNLLRKVKVVDNRRYNQDLHPHSVLLEIGGVSNTSAEAKRSTRLMADVIASLLDDELNN, encoded by the coding sequence ATGGATTTAATTTCTAATAATTTAATTAAAGCAATTATTGTTTTTCTAGTTATATTATTGGGGCTTATTTCTGTTAACGCAGTTTATAATTCCGAAAGAAAGCCGGCAGCAGTATCAGTCTTTAATCCAGAGGAGCAATCTAAAGATAAATTGGACAAGGAAAATTTAATAAATCATTTACTACATTTTGATATTAGAAATTCTAAAGAGATCTTACAGAAAGCTATACCTATTTTAGGCAGCAGTCAGCAAAAAAATAGTTTTAAGGAAGTGTTGAATGACCCGATAGTTTTGATTAATCAAGCATCTGACTTTTTAATTGGAGTAAAAATGGATAATCCTGCTAGCATTCTGCAAGCAGAGCTTCCAAATTTATCAGTTGTAAATAGAAATATGGCAGAAAGAGAGGAAAGAAAGACAGAGGCTGACCAGAAAGAAACATTTAACCAAAAGAGACAAGCCCAGGATGAAGTCCAAGAGACAGAATTAAATTTCACCCAGACGGAACCATCTCAAAAGACAGAAAAGTTTGATGATAATAATTTAGTTGGAATTTATTATACCCATACTTCAGAAAGCTATGAAGAAAGTGTTAGTAACTTTCATTCCAAGCCGGGAACGAGAGGAGATGTTGTAGAAGTAGGAAGGAAATTGATTGAACGGCTTGAATCTAAACACGGCATTAATGCTCTTCATTCGACTCGGGTTAATGATAGTGTCTATAGAGAATCTTATATGGAATCACGAGAAACAGCCCGTCAGTTAATAGAGGATAATCCTAATTTACAGATGGTATTTGATATTCATCGTGATGCATTAGCTAAACAGGATAAAGAACTCTTTACTACAACAATTGATGGGCAGAAAGTAGCTAAAGTTATGATTGTAGTAGCCAAAGCTAATAAGAATTATGGATTAAGCCATCCAGAATGGAGAAAGAACTTAAGGTTTGCCTATAGATTGGCTGATGAGATAAACAGTATGTATCCTAATCTATTAAGAAAGGTTAAAGTGGTGGATAATAGACGGTATAATCAGGACCTTCATCCTCATTCTGTATTATTAGAGATTGGAGGCGTTAGCAATACTTCTGCAGAAGCCAAGCGGTCTACACGCTTAATGGCTGATGTAATTGCTTCTCTTCTGGATGATGAGCTAAATAATTAG
- the hemW gene encoding radical SAM family heme chaperone HemW: MEEYGLYIHFPFCIQKCYYCDFNSVAWQDDLAAEFFTALCEEIKLVAADYDYPQLKSIFLGGGTPSCFSGQTIAELLSVLEDEFRLKTELEVTIEANPGTVDQNKLEIFKEVGINRLSFGVQSFDNRILNKLGRIHTAQKAEKNYYLAREVGFANINLDLIFAIPGQKLSQWKVTLESALQLAPEHLATYNLKIEPGTKLGKDLAQGRIEPVCQDLDLEMYQLTKKLLIDNGYEHYEISNFAKPGYRSEHNQIYWQNEPYLALGPGAHFYDGEFRGNNLESIGEYINVIKDGEKPVEIEESLSREDKIIETMILGLRLKEGISTLEFEERFGESVHNIYNEELKKLNKQGLIEINSQQIALTEKGRVLANDVLAEFIL; the protein is encoded by the coding sequence ATGGAAGAATATGGACTCTATATACATTTTCCCTTCTGTATCCAAAAATGTTATTACTGTGATTTTAATTCTGTAGCTTGGCAGGATGATTTGGCTGCAGAATTTTTTACGGCTTTATGTGAAGAAATAAAGCTGGTTGCTGCTGATTATGACTATCCACAGCTGAAGAGCATCTTTCTTGGCGGAGGTACTCCCAGCTGTTTTAGCGGTCAGACTATAGCTGAGTTATTATCAGTATTAGAAGATGAGTTTAGATTAAAAACAGAACTTGAAGTAACGATTGAAGCCAATCCAGGAACTGTTGATCAAAATAAGCTTGAGATTTTTAAAGAGGTTGGAATTAATCGTTTAAGCTTTGGAGTGCAGTCTTTTGATAATAGAATTTTGAATAAATTAGGTCGAATACATACAGCTCAGAAGGCTGAAAAGAATTATTATTTAGCTCGAGAGGTAGGATTTGCAAATATTAATCTGGATTTAATCTTTGCTATTCCTGGTCAGAAATTAAGCCAGTGGAAAGTAACTTTAGAATCTGCTCTACAGCTAGCTCCTGAGCATTTAGCTACTTATAATTTGAAAATTGAGCCGGGAACTAAGTTAGGGAAAGATCTAGCTCAGGGACGTATAGAGCCTGTTTGCCAGGATTTGGATTTAGAGATGTATCAGCTGACCAAGAAGTTATTGATTGATAATGGATACGAGCATTATGAGATTTCTAACTTTGCTAAGCCGGGTTATAGGTCTGAACATAATCAAATTTACTGGCAGAATGAACCGTATTTAGCTTTAGGACCGGGGGCTCATTTTTATGATGGAGAGTTTCGGGGGAATAATCTGGAATCGATCGGGGAATATATTAATGTAATTAAGGATGGAGAGAAACCTGTAGAAATAGAAGAATCTCTCAGTAGAGAAGATAAGATAATAGAGACTATGATTTTAGGATTGAGATTAAAAGAAGGGATTTCGACACTTGAATTTGAGGAACGATTTGGAGAGTCGGTTCATAATATATACAATGAAGAATTGAAAAAATTAAATAAACAGGGGTTGATAGAGATTAACTCTCAGCAGATAGCACTTACTGAAAAAGGAAGGGTCTTGGCTAATGATGTATTAGCTGAGTTTATTCTTTGA
- the grpE gene encoding nucleotide exchange factor GrpE produces the protein MSHNQAAKKEFDFEEEKKEKEEAELEDEAELESEEVTEDSVDEAMDEELEVSDLKEQIEDLEKELERSEQEKEEYINKLQRQRADFSNYKNRVKKEKDNLKENATKELVSELLPILDNFERALASSAEDENLADFMEGMEMISRQLVKVLQQEGLEEISTVGEEFDPNLHEAVAKEPSEEYESGIVIEELQKGYSFNGQVLRAAMIKVAE, from the coding sequence ATGAGTCATAATCAAGCTGCTAAGAAAGAGTTTGACTTTGAAGAAGAGAAGAAAGAGAAAGAAGAAGCTGAACTGGAAGATGAAGCAGAATTAGAAAGTGAAGAAGTTACTGAAGATTCAGTTGATGAAGCGATGGATGAAGAATTAGAAGTATCCGATCTTAAAGAACAGATAGAAGATTTAGAGAAAGAGTTAGAAAGGAGTGAACAGGAGAAGGAAGAGTATATAAATAAATTACAGCGTCAGCGAGCTGACTTTTCCAATTATAAAAATCGAGTTAAGAAGGAAAAGGATAACTTAAAAGAGAATGCAACAAAAGAGTTAGTCAGTGAGTTATTACCGATTCTGGATAATTTTGAGAGAGCTCTTGCTTCTTCTGCTGAAGATGAAAATCTAGCAGATTTCATGGAAGGGATGGAGATGATTTCCCGGCAGTTAGTGAAGGTATTGCAACAAGAGGGATTAGAAGAAATTTCAACTGTCGGTGAAGAGTTTGATCCTAATCTGCATGAAGCTGTAGCCAAGGAGCCCAGTGAGGAGTATGAATCAGGTATTGTTATTGAGGAATTACAGAAAGGATACTCCTTTAACGGCCAGGTGCTTCGAGCAGCAATGATCAAGGTTGCAGAGTAG
- the lepA gene encoding translation elongation factor 4, translating into MSGVNQDRIINFCIIAHVDHGKSTLADRLLEYTDTIEERDMEEQLLDTMELERERGITIKAQAVRMNYEADDGQNYILNLIDTPGHVDFNYEVSRSLEACEGALLVIDAAQGVEAQTLANIYLALEADLEIIPVINKIDLDSARPDLVKEELIDIGIDPDEAILTSAKEGVGIGEVLDAVVERVSSPAGDIDRPLKALIFDSVYDPYQGVIAYYRVVEGSIEPGMEIEMMATEKTFEVEEVGIFTPNMESVDRLVAGEVGYVIAGIKDVKHSRVGDTITEANNPTDEPLPGYQKAKPMVYCGLYPVEGADYDLLRDALEKLQLNDAALTFEPETSEALGFGYRGGFLGLLHMEIIQERLEREYDLDLITTAPSVVYKVHKEDGEVLEIENPAKMPEPQEIDFIEEPFVEATIMLPDDYVGDGMELAQDRRGEFEDMQYLDETRVKLVYELPLSEIILDFFDQLKSATRGYATLDYEFVGYREADLVKLNILVNKDPIDALSCIVHEDNAYEIGQSLTRKLKEFIPEQMFEVPVQAAIGNNVIARQTIRAKRKNVLQKCYGGDVSRKRKLLEKQKEGKKRMKQVGSVEIPQEAFMAILSIDE; encoded by the coding sequence TTGAGTGGAGTTAATCAAGATAGAATTATTAACTTCTGTATTATAGCCCATGTTGATCATGGTAAGTCTACTTTGGCTGATAGATTATTAGAATATACTGATACTATTGAAGAACGTGATATGGAAGAACAGTTATTGGATACTATGGAGTTAGAACGAGAACGTGGAATTACAATTAAAGCACAAGCAGTACGGATGAATTATGAAGCTGATGATGGACAGAATTATATTTTGAATTTAATAGATACGCCAGGACATGTTGATTTTAATTATGAAGTATCGAGAAGTTTAGAAGCCTGTGAAGGAGCTCTGTTGGTTATTGATGCTGCTCAGGGGGTAGAAGCCCAGACTTTGGCCAATATTTACCTAGCTTTGGAAGCTGATTTAGAGATAATTCCTGTCATTAATAAGATAGATCTAGATAGCGCTCGGCCTGATTTAGTAAAAGAAGAATTGATTGATATCGGTATAGATCCGGATGAAGCTATTTTGACCAGTGCTAAAGAGGGAGTTGGAATTGGAGAAGTCTTAGATGCAGTGGTAGAAAGAGTCTCTTCTCCAGCAGGAGATATAGACAGACCGCTTAAGGCATTAATCTTTGATTCTGTATATGATCCTTATCAAGGAGTGATTGCCTATTATCGAGTAGTAGAAGGAAGCATCGAACCAGGAATGGAGATTGAGATGATGGCTACTGAAAAGACCTTTGAAGTAGAGGAAGTTGGTATCTTCACTCCGAATATGGAATCAGTTGACAGGTTGGTAGCAGGAGAAGTAGGCTATGTAATTGCTGGAATTAAAGATGTTAAGCATTCGCGGGTAGGAGATACAATTACTGAGGCTAATAATCCTACCGACGAGCCGCTGCCCGGCTATCAGAAAGCGAAGCCTATGGTATATTGTGGTCTATATCCGGTCGAAGGTGCAGATTATGACCTACTGCGTGATGCGTTAGAGAAGCTGCAGTTAAATGATGCTGCTTTAACCTTTGAACCAGAGACTTCGGAAGCTTTAGGATTTGGCTACCGCGGTGGATTCTTAGGACTGCTGCATATGGAGATTATTCAGGAACGTCTGGAACGAGAGTATGACCTGGATTTAATTACAACAGCTCCTAGTGTAGTCTATAAGGTTCATAAAGAAGATGGCGAAGTACTGGAGATTGAGAATCCAGCCAAGATGCCTGAACCTCAGGAAATAGATTTTATTGAAGAGCCGTTTGTGGAAGCGACAATTATGCTGCCTGATGATTATGTCGGGGACGGTATGGAACTGGCTCAGGATCGTCGGGGTGAATTTGAAGATATGCAGTATCTGGATGAAACCCGGGTTAAGCTAGTTTATGAGCTGCCGTTGAGTGAAATTATTCTTGATTTCTTTGATCAGCTTAAATCAGCAACGCGTGGTTATGCTACTTTGGATTATGAATTTGTCGGTTACCGCGAAGCAGACTTAGTTAAGCTGAATATTTTAGTCAATAAAGATCCGATAGATGCCCTCTCCTGTATTGTACATGAGGATAATGCTTATGAGATCGGTCAGAGCCTAACTAGAAAACTAAAAGAGTTTATTCCTGAACAGATGTTTGAAGTTCCTGTACAGGCAGCTATTGGTAATAACGTAATTGCCCGCCAGACTATTCGGGCTAAGCGGAAGAATGTGCTCCAGAAGTGTTATGGAGGAGATGTTTCCCGAAAAAGAAAACTGTTAGAGAAGCAGAAAGAAGGAAAGAAGAGAATGAAACAGGTAGGTAGTGTAGAGATTCCTCAGGAAGCATTTATGGCTATCTTGAGTATAGATGAATAA